A window of Pseudobacteriovorax antillogorgiicola contains these coding sequences:
- a CDS encoding Na/Pi symporter has translation MNIHHFMNIAAGFGILLFSLRYFTSLIERGNRATLSRYMVQLAPSNFRALLLGIGFTVLVQASSVTIICAMSLVTAGLLSLNRGIMMTLGATIGTTIKGLVLFGSLGQVSACFVFFGTLASFYWRLSPKRVLADSSIIIGITIFGLSLVKNSLGALGEDMLLSHLQHQEGSFGVGGVLLGIGSGALLSVMLQSSSAILMTSLDMVHNGSMLSPSAVSLILGANIGTTSTALLLSLSSSQNGKRIALAHVIVKVIGVSMCVLFFKTFMTISHLGAQLVPGLESRGADLVSTSNTLFNVINAGVWWLFLPLLVRLLEKLIPHQKESISPIVSSELQKVLIKLPEHAFKELRKELYRNLQVIRDLRMKLRHGRRDWRESLNETFKSRQDIVKMTLNRLLKAHRYDKVVNAQAIRLLNLLAEIEICYEIVARFAKQMDEFEDLSNDRSLILVNQFQEECDAALERLHEQLQSSEYGDESVVQQEADPRFQELEKRVFSSVGFLKQIQG, from the coding sequence ATGAATATCCATCATTTTATGAATATAGCGGCTGGTTTCGGTATTCTGCTTTTCAGCCTACGATACTTCACTAGCTTGATTGAGCGTGGCAACCGAGCGACTTTGAGTCGCTACATGGTGCAGCTAGCTCCCAGCAATTTTAGAGCTTTACTTTTAGGAATCGGATTTACGGTTTTGGTACAAGCCAGTAGCGTCACAATTATTTGTGCTATGAGTTTGGTTACGGCTGGCTTACTTAGTTTGAATCGCGGTATCATGATGACTCTGGGAGCCACCATTGGCACTACGATAAAGGGTTTAGTACTGTTCGGCAGTCTTGGTCAAGTGAGTGCTTGCTTTGTTTTCTTTGGAACCTTGGCAAGCTTTTATTGGCGTTTGAGCCCTAAAAGAGTTCTAGCCGATAGCAGTATTATCATTGGAATTACAATTTTTGGCTTATCACTGGTAAAAAACTCGTTGGGTGCTCTAGGCGAGGATATGCTGCTTAGCCATTTGCAGCATCAGGAAGGTAGTTTTGGAGTCGGTGGAGTGCTTTTAGGGATTGGCTCAGGAGCATTGCTTAGTGTCATGCTGCAATCTTCAAGTGCTATTTTGATGACGTCACTGGATATGGTGCATAATGGTAGTATGTTAAGTCCAAGCGCAGTGAGTTTGATCTTAGGTGCCAATATTGGAACCACATCAACTGCACTTCTTCTTTCCCTATCTTCATCCCAGAATGGTAAGCGAATTGCATTGGCCCATGTGATCGTAAAAGTCATCGGGGTGAGTATGTGTGTGCTGTTTTTTAAAACTTTTATGACAATCAGTCACCTGGGGGCGCAGTTGGTGCCAGGACTAGAAAGTCGAGGCGCCGACTTGGTTTCGACTAGCAATACCTTATTCAATGTGATTAATGCGGGAGTTTGGTGGCTATTTCTGCCTCTATTAGTGCGCTTGTTGGAAAAGCTCATTCCTCATCAAAAAGAAAGTATCTCGCCGATCGTATCTTCGGAGTTACAAAAAGTATTGATCAAGCTGCCAGAACACGCGTTTAAGGAGCTGCGGAAGGAGCTTTATCGCAACCTTCAAGTGATTCGAGATCTCAGAATGAAGCTCCGTCATGGGCGAAGGGATTGGCGGGAAAGCTTGAATGAAACTTTTAAGAGTCGACAGGATATTGTGAAGATGACCTTGAATCGCCTTCTCAAGGCTCACAGATATGATAAGGTTGTCAATGCTCAGGCGATTCGTCTGCTTAACCTGCTAGCCGAAATCGAGATCTGCTACGAGATCGTAGCGAGGTTTGCTAAGCAGATGGACGAGTTTGAAGATTTAAGCAACGATCGATCGCTGATCCTTGTGAATCAGTTTCAAGAAGAGTGCGATGCAGCACTGGAAAGGCTTCATGAGCAACTACAATCATCAGAATATGGTGATGAATCAGTTGTTCAGCAGGAAGCAGATCCAAGGTTTCAAGAGCTAGAGAAACGAGTTTTCAGCAGCGTAGGATTCCTCAAACAGATCCAAGGTTAG
- a CDS encoding Hpt domain-containing protein, whose translation MGKFTRAFYYLVMWVISPMATAEPDYDHMKSQLEAFEKELNIYLPEDFLTWEADRSLQWLNQELEKTSDGSLRYYMTYREIFRIQFYKSNREKGSEICTSIARPKPFDIKYRYWCTESLESKISNKQAIQQHRATFRDAVAMDRHDLAIELMMAIGWLQSLEGDIAEALASFLKVQEMVPKEDTFQLINVEFNLATLYIVHGDDEYVGKGIEILENIRTLSKERLKSAPGPEAKSEYDDIAKLASFNIGIAYTLHLYDYQRGYENFMKSALKPEYQLGSWSFAALAASELGRYEDSKALLKKLESLLSISKVKGGYHACYQALARHNWDPETSLKSCFELHPNTTIEVLTDINKRLVKLKGEAEELSALRQFVQMYEEKIEPEFRKRTARAASNNELRRLEIESLLKDEKIRSGETIQNLLYLVSGAFVLLLAALFYIIRANRFIKIQSADITQQKKDLQHVLDHIDEGIVVIDRAARIKPVYSKYSRELIADRLESFTLEQLFEKLGLGNDDTSRCREVMRSVLGEETFSWEVNALQLPDQILLNDQPLFLYWTPIIENSHVEEVIMSVRDASESLRLQQETEDKERLLTVIQAESVGYDFLEHMKQQINELKSFSFDQSFQHVLRLAHTAKGEARSLRFKRLVDYLHDSEQALLCHDLESLRKIGSKLLEEIAKYRAAYHLIWASKPENRSQKSIFPILQNFFVDAEERLKEAGYTLQSKITYEWFSLSDKEWDAVNKILSHGISNSVDHGFIFSSQIGEDVKLAEIEVRLWTEGDRAFLELSDRGGGIHWQALERKAENLGLQSPSREELTRLILSDQTTSMEAATLTSGRGVGLAVVAEAANALDARLSFTDREDSQPGSVLRVSWNRDYILKQAG comes from the coding sequence ATGGGTAAGTTTACCAGAGCATTTTATTACCTAGTTATGTGGGTCATCAGTCCGATGGCGACTGCGGAGCCTGACTACGATCACATGAAAAGCCAGCTAGAAGCCTTCGAAAAAGAACTAAATATCTATCTTCCCGAGGACTTCCTTACATGGGAAGCTGACCGTAGCTTGCAATGGCTGAATCAGGAACTAGAGAAAACGTCAGACGGATCGCTTCGCTACTACATGACCTATAGAGAGATCTTTAGGATTCAGTTCTATAAGAGCAATCGGGAAAAAGGCAGTGAAATCTGCACTTCCATTGCAAGGCCGAAGCCTTTCGACATCAAGTATCGTTACTGGTGTACAGAGTCCTTAGAATCTAAAATTAGCAATAAGCAAGCGATCCAACAACATCGAGCTACGTTTCGCGATGCAGTCGCTATGGATCGTCACGATCTTGCAATTGAACTGATGATGGCGATTGGTTGGTTACAATCCCTGGAAGGTGACATTGCCGAAGCTCTGGCGTCGTTTTTGAAAGTTCAGGAAATGGTTCCAAAGGAAGACACATTTCAGTTGATAAATGTCGAATTCAACTTGGCAACTCTCTACATTGTCCATGGCGATGATGAGTATGTGGGTAAGGGGATCGAGATCTTAGAGAACATTAGAACGTTAAGTAAAGAAAGACTCAAATCAGCGCCTGGTCCAGAGGCAAAATCTGAATACGATGATATAGCAAAGCTAGCTTCATTCAATATCGGAATTGCGTACACGCTTCATCTTTATGACTATCAAAGAGGCTACGAAAACTTTATGAAGTCCGCTTTGAAGCCTGAGTATCAACTAGGTTCCTGGAGTTTCGCTGCCTTAGCTGCATCGGAGTTAGGGCGATATGAAGATTCTAAGGCGCTTTTAAAGAAGCTTGAGTCGCTGCTGAGCATTAGCAAAGTAAAAGGTGGTTATCATGCCTGTTATCAGGCACTAGCAAGGCACAACTGGGACCCTGAAACCAGCTTAAAATCATGCTTTGAGCTACATCCCAACACGACCATCGAGGTTTTAACCGACATCAATAAAAGGCTAGTGAAGCTGAAGGGAGAAGCTGAGGAGTTATCGGCATTAAGGCAATTTGTGCAGATGTACGAAGAAAAAATTGAGCCTGAATTCCGCAAGCGTACAGCTCGTGCAGCCAGTAATAACGAATTAAGACGCCTCGAAATAGAATCGTTACTCAAAGATGAAAAAATTAGGTCTGGTGAGACGATTCAAAACTTGCTTTACCTGGTAAGTGGGGCTTTCGTACTTCTCCTCGCTGCATTGTTCTACATCATAAGGGCCAATCGTTTCATCAAAATCCAATCAGCAGATATAACCCAGCAGAAGAAAGACTTACAGCATGTTCTCGATCACATTGATGAGGGCATCGTTGTGATCGATCGAGCGGCTAGAATAAAGCCTGTGTACTCGAAATATTCCCGTGAACTTATTGCAGATCGGCTAGAATCATTCACCTTGGAGCAACTTTTTGAAAAGTTAGGTTTGGGTAACGATGATACTTCCCGCTGTCGCGAGGTCATGCGCAGCGTTTTAGGAGAAGAAACGTTTTCCTGGGAAGTGAATGCACTACAGTTGCCCGACCAAATCCTTTTGAATGACCAACCGCTTTTTCTGTATTGGACACCTATTATCGAAAATAGCCATGTTGAAGAAGTTATCATGTCTGTTCGGGATGCGAGCGAGTCGTTGAGGTTGCAACAGGAAACGGAAGATAAAGAAAGGTTGCTGACAGTGATCCAAGCAGAATCGGTTGGCTATGACTTTTTAGAACACATGAAACAGCAAATCAATGAGCTTAAATCCTTTAGCTTCGATCAATCATTTCAACATGTATTAAGGCTAGCACATACAGCTAAAGGAGAGGCCAGAAGTCTTCGCTTTAAGCGATTGGTTGACTATCTTCACGATAGCGAACAAGCCCTTTTATGTCATGATCTTGAAAGCTTAAGGAAGATTGGAAGCAAGCTTCTAGAGGAAATTGCTAAGTATCGTGCTGCATACCATTTGATCTGGGCGAGTAAGCCAGAGAATCGAAGCCAGAAAAGTATTTTTCCAATTTTGCAGAATTTTTTTGTCGATGCTGAAGAAAGGCTAAAAGAAGCTGGCTATACGCTTCAATCGAAAATCACCTACGAGTGGTTTTCCCTTTCTGATAAAGAGTGGGATGCTGTGAATAAAATCCTTAGCCACGGTATCAGCAACTCGGTTGATCATGGATTTATTTTCAGTAGTCAAATTGGGGAGGATGTGAAACTTGCAGAGATAGAGGTTCGACTTTGGACAGAGGGTGATAGGGCTTTCTTGGAGCTTTCTGATCGTGGTGGCGGGATTCATTGGCAAGCACTTGAGAGGAAAGCTGAGAATCTAGGCCTTCAAAGTCCGAGTCGTGAAGAGCTGACTCGTTTGATTCTTTCAGATCAAACCACATCTATGGAGGCAGCGACGCTGACTAGTGGCCGTGGAGTGGGTTTGGCTGTTGTGGCTGAGGCTGCCAATGCTCTGGATGCTCGCCTGAGTTTCACGGATCGTGAGGACTCACAGCCCGGAAGTGTTCTAAGAGTTTCATGGAATCGAGATTACATTCTGAAACAAGCCGGATAG
- a CDS encoding transporter substrate-binding domain-containing protein, translated as MCHGFLAFLFSFAFFQAKLQGSEKTFHVVVASSDDGFPPFSIASGKSVTGGIIKDLFDSLLEARGLNFKPIIMAEKRLHRELKAGRIEGALTTEQWVKKPDGYFFTAPIIRVRDVIFAHKGLNLDNFTLASLKGKKLGVVRGYTYHQRVEDLFRGKQVQRIDAKSEQHLIKLISLKRINYALVTERVGWWIAEATQLAPKIHSSKNDFGNFDYKLLYHGKYRDELKGFDQEIKELGKSALQEVLSRYRHTP; from the coding sequence ATGTGCCATGGGTTTCTAGCTTTTTTATTTAGCTTTGCTTTTTTTCAGGCAAAATTGCAAGGATCTGAGAAGACATTTCATGTAGTTGTAGCAAGCTCTGATGATGGTTTTCCACCATTCTCCATTGCCAGTGGCAAGTCAGTGACGGGCGGAATCATCAAAGATCTGTTCGACTCACTCTTGGAAGCTCGTGGTCTGAACTTCAAGCCTATAATCATGGCTGAAAAGAGGTTACACCGAGAACTCAAGGCAGGAAGAATCGAGGGAGCGCTGACTACTGAGCAATGGGTAAAAAAACCGGATGGTTACTTTTTCACTGCTCCTATCATCCGTGTGAGAGATGTCATATTTGCTCATAAGGGTCTGAACCTTGATAATTTTACTCTTGCGTCTTTAAAAGGGAAAAAGCTCGGAGTTGTTCGCGGGTACACCTACCATCAACGAGTTGAGGACCTGTTTCGTGGGAAGCAAGTCCAGCGGATTGATGCCAAGAGTGAGCAGCATCTGATCAAGCTCATTAGCTTAAAGCGGATCAACTACGCACTGGTTACAGAAAGAGTCGGTTGGTGGATTGCCGAGGCGACTCAGCTTGCTCCTAAGATCCACAGCTCGAAAAATGACTTCGGCAACTTTGACTACAAGTTGCTCTACCATGGCAAATACCGAGATGAGCTGAAAGGGTTCGATCAAGAGATTAAAGAGCTAGGAAAATCTGCCTTGCAAGAGGTCCTCAGCCGCTACCGCCACACACCGTAA
- a CDS encoding YwbE family protein: protein MSADPKLREITVQDGTFRKNIKVGDVVEVVQKHHQQSGELTQGVVSKILTNSPQHPHGIKVKLETGEVGRVKLVHKS from the coding sequence ATGTCAGCGGATCCAAAACTTAGGGAGATCACAGTGCAAGATGGAACTTTTCGAAAAAATATAAAAGTTGGCGACGTTGTTGAAGTGGTACAAAAGCATCATCAGCAGTCAGGTGAACTGACGCAGGGAGTGGTCTCAAAAATCCTAACGAACTCTCCGCAGCATCCCCACGGAATTAAGGTGAAGCTAGAGACCGGAGAGGTGGGGCGTGTGAAACTTGTCCACAAATCTTAG
- a CDS encoding TonB-dependent receptor plug domain-containing protein yields MFILLKSQSNHRYLSCLLVMATFSHTLFAATSENLQDLMELSAEELLSTKVSTGSLRESIGAKSASAVTIIDRADIELTSARSLANLLEQHVPGLLLMTHSEGSKIGIRGLIAAENYKLLLLVNGKNITNMVYEGAILELDNWDLQDIERIEVVRGPGSVTYGTGAIAGVINIITRTAKAKHQLVSSELTHVLGPNSRGLSLSLADSINRSDVFTYFSYRKTDGYQEPQYYRDLSDGYLENPQAYLADGLTRPQIKALIDIRHGNEWNVWFRYTQSGQTHHFNPQIVLSDLNGNPNEEVSRRQVGIRGAIASFNRKFSLAENQSLKTEFSFDSQEYIRYRVRAEEYRISSSNNIDQYAFSQNRSSASLLYQGKFDRTELITGYQMNHITVEAPWGKSRDHIWIYEGVDFLSDVEKSVYLQNPDPRIDRLPTAETAEEIGSGLEFITHSHLLESIFNPSERWHLIYAHRLDIPDISDPMFSPRLSLGLQVNETNYGVVTAQRASRMMPLRAQYLNHKYEEKSKHETIDGLEISLTNTSIPKTTVNFRAFYNRVHSVGFTGQNLELLADLGLLGLELDAAYKSYHREFRLSHSFLDPISVDMNEGLKDGTNRNNISFADYYYQTRGDVPLLLESYGDDLNNWSNQSTKLMYIENLLNRRLRFLANMQIYWNYQGSYDEMGMYENAYANFDTSVLQDAELEAFESQRLDFLERKRNLEAKDAYQLDYSLNLAMSYLWQSSPKLEYLVTIFGENVLQSKKRYYVSTGSSNTYPDRLQFLEEPVSFGIRLRASFY; encoded by the coding sequence ATGTTTATTCTCCTAAAGTCGCAATCCAACCATCGCTACTTGAGTTGCTTATTGGTAATGGCAACTTTCAGCCACACACTTTTTGCAGCAACCTCAGAGAATCTGCAAGACCTCATGGAGCTATCCGCGGAGGAATTGCTTAGCACCAAAGTTAGTACGGGTAGCTTACGTGAGTCCATAGGTGCAAAGTCCGCCTCTGCTGTCACGATTATTGACAGAGCAGATATTGAACTTACCAGTGCAAGAAGCCTTGCTAACCTGCTGGAGCAACACGTGCCTGGATTGTTACTGATGACTCATTCCGAAGGCAGTAAGATCGGTATTCGAGGCCTAATAGCTGCAGAAAACTATAAGTTGCTCCTCTTGGTCAACGGAAAAAATATCACGAACATGGTATATGAAGGAGCGATTCTTGAGTTAGACAACTGGGACCTTCAGGACATTGAACGGATTGAAGTTGTTAGAGGGCCAGGGTCAGTCACTTACGGTACTGGTGCCATAGCTGGTGTTATAAATATCATAACTCGCACGGCTAAGGCGAAGCATCAATTAGTTTCAAGCGAACTGACTCATGTGCTTGGTCCTAATAGCCGAGGGCTCAGTCTATCACTAGCTGACTCAATCAATCGTTCCGATGTTTTTACCTATTTCTCCTATAGAAAAACTGATGGGTATCAGGAGCCGCAGTATTATAGGGACTTGAGCGATGGATACCTAGAAAACCCTCAAGCTTACCTAGCTGATGGTTTAACCAGGCCACAGATCAAGGCTCTGATCGATATAAGGCATGGCAACGAGTGGAATGTATGGTTCCGCTACACCCAATCTGGTCAGACTCATCATTTCAACCCTCAAATAGTTTTAAGTGATCTAAATGGTAATCCAAATGAAGAAGTATCTCGTCGGCAAGTAGGTATCAGGGGAGCCATTGCCAGCTTCAATCGCAAGTTTAGTCTCGCGGAGAATCAAAGCTTAAAAACAGAATTTAGCTTTGATAGCCAAGAATATATACGTTATCGAGTGCGAGCAGAAGAGTATAGAATATCAAGCTCAAATAATATTGATCAATATGCGTTTTCTCAGAATAGAAGCTCCGCGTCGCTGCTCTATCAGGGGAAATTTGATCGTACTGAACTCATTACTGGCTATCAAATGAATCACATTACAGTTGAAGCTCCATGGGGAAAGAGTCGTGATCACATATGGATCTATGAGGGTGTCGATTTTCTAAGTGATGTTGAAAAATCTGTTTACTTACAGAACCCAGATCCGCGGATCGATCGGTTACCGACCGCAGAAACCGCAGAGGAAATCGGTTCAGGTCTGGAATTCATAACCCATTCTCACCTTTTGGAGTCGATTTTTAACCCCTCAGAAAGGTGGCATCTTATCTATGCCCATCGATTGGATATACCTGACATATCCGATCCTATGTTTTCTCCTCGCCTGTCGCTGGGCCTGCAAGTTAACGAAACTAATTACGGCGTTGTAACAGCACAGCGGGCGTCGCGTATGATGCCACTCAGGGCGCAGTATCTGAATCATAAATACGAAGAGAAATCCAAGCATGAAACTATCGACGGCCTCGAAATTTCCTTGACCAACACCTCCATTCCAAAAACAACTGTGAATTTTAGGGCATTTTATAACAGAGTGCACTCGGTTGGATTTACGGGTCAAAATTTGGAGCTGCTAGCAGATCTAGGGCTACTTGGTCTTGAGCTTGATGCCGCTTACAAAAGTTATCATAGGGAGTTTCGTTTGAGCCATTCGTTTCTCGATCCAATTAGTGTCGACATGAACGAGGGTTTAAAAGACGGCACAAACCGCAATAACATCTCTTTTGCAGACTACTACTATCAAACAAGAGGTGATGTTCCACTTCTCTTGGAAAGCTACGGAGATGACTTAAATAACTGGTCGAATCAGTCCACAAAGCTTATGTATATCGAAAACCTACTCAATAGACGTCTGCGATTTCTGGCAAACATGCAAATCTATTGGAATTACCAAGGTTCATACGATGAGATGGGAATGTACGAGAATGCCTATGCGAATTTTGATACCAGTGTTTTGCAGGACGCTGAATTGGAAGCTTTTGAAAGCCAAAGACTTGATTTTTTGGAAAGGAAAAGAAACCTTGAAGCGAAAGATGCCTATCAGCTGGACTACAGTCTTAACCTAGCTATGAGTTACCTTTGGCAGTCCTCACCCAAACTTGAATATCTGGTCACGATTTTTGGTGAAAATGTCTTGCAGAGTAAGAAGCGCTACTACGTAAGCACCGGTTCAAGCAATACTTATCCGGACCGACTTCAGTTCCTAGAAGAGCCTGTGAGTTTTGGAATTCGTCTTAGGGCTAGCTTTTACTAG
- a CDS encoding DUF6172 family protein, whose amino-acid sequence MKKTFSFASSNKKPERQVDAIKYEIKKYIGRERRKTLPEGADYWDFDCKIGVSEDRAAAIHIAEINKAISRIFSENEEGFYLEILAKPGKRTRKPDGGKSEEE is encoded by the coding sequence ATGAAGAAAACATTCAGCTTCGCATCGTCAAATAAGAAGCCCGAACGACAGGTAGATGCGATTAAGTATGAAATAAAGAAGTATATAGGCCGAGAGCGCCGGAAAACACTCCCAGAAGGTGCTGACTACTGGGACTTTGATTGTAAGATTGGAGTATCTGAGGATCGTGCCGCGGCGATTCATATTGCAGAGATCAATAAGGCTATTAGTAGGATATTTTCGGAAAATGAAGAGGGCTTTTACCTAGAGATTTTAGCGAAGCCTGGCAAACGAACTCGCAAGCCAGATGGTGGGAAGAGCGAAGAAGAGTAA
- a CDS encoding GGDEF domain-containing protein: MKFIFNLQRKYLFMMVGFVVASLAPSGWFLMCRLFNYEATHQGIYLYMFLSTAISLGAFGFIVGSYQDVLFRFLEQDNLTILLNQKAFFRKADHHYQLGVRYKDYLSVIMMDIDNFKDVNDDNNHMVGSAVLKKVGFIISEGLRETDVAARFGGDEFVICLPRTDLVMAGVVAERVRHVIEATTFTYKEFNIKVTASFGVAAMKCTANGSVEMIAERADHLLYKAKDAGRNQVVLDDDPAFFDVEKHGA, encoded by the coding sequence ATGAAATTTATTTTCAATCTACAGCGAAAATATCTTTTTATGATGGTCGGCTTCGTAGTCGCGTCGCTGGCGCCGTCGGGCTGGTTTCTGATGTGTCGCCTTTTTAACTATGAAGCAACTCATCAGGGTATCTACCTCTATATGTTTTTATCAACAGCTATTTCTCTAGGAGCTTTTGGTTTTATTGTTGGTTCTTATCAAGATGTCCTATTTCGATTTTTGGAGCAGGACAATCTAACTATTCTCCTTAACCAAAAAGCTTTTTTTCGCAAGGCAGACCACCACTACCAGCTTGGTGTTCGCTACAAAGACTATCTGTCTGTGATTATGATGGACATCGATAATTTTAAAGATGTGAATGATGATAATAATCATATGGTGGGTAGTGCAGTTCTGAAAAAAGTTGGCTTCATAATCAGTGAAGGCCTGCGCGAGACAGATGTTGCTGCACGATTCGGGGGAGATGAATTTGTGATTTGTCTACCCCGTACTGACTTGGTCATGGCAGGAGTCGTCGCGGAGCGGGTGCGGCATGTGATTGAGGCCACAACTTTCACCTACAAAGAATTTAATATCAAAGTGACCGCAAGTTTTGGTGTAGCTGCAATGAAGTGCACAGCTAATGGTTCCGTGGAGATGATTGCGGAACGGGCTGATCATCTTCTTTATAAAGCTAAGGATGCGGGCCGCAATCAGGTAGTCTTGGATGATGATCCCGCATTCTTTGATGTGGAAAAGCATGGTGCCTAA
- a CDS encoding NAD(P)/FAD-dependent oxidoreductase, giving the protein MAKERKHVVIIGGGFGGVNAAKILGRGKEYRVTIIDRRNHHLFQPLLYQVAMAALSPAEIAYPIRSLVRRYPHIDVLLDEVVDLKPDQKEVVTKTRSISYDYLIMACGSNHSYFGNNEWEEHAPGLKTLGQATEIRRRVLLAFEKAANEKDIEKQRQFLTFVIVGGGPTGVELAGSIAELSRLSFRRDFKNLDTSRTRVILLEGAPQILNAYPKKLSYKAALALEKLGVQVWTNAMVTKIESKGVYIGDDEFVKTSTVLWAAGVAASPLNKKLGSELDRGGRVIVGQNCQVEDHPEVFVIGDQAHFKAKKGDTLPGLAPVAIQQGQYVAKYLNQMAKGKKMGPFHYIDKGQMATIGRNKAVLKAFGIEMSGMIAWFAWLFVHILYLIGFRNRMVVLFQWAWAYLTFKKGARLIIDKEWRTHSRLDADI; this is encoded by the coding sequence ATGGCAAAAGAACGAAAACATGTTGTGATTATCGGCGGAGGCTTCGGCGGCGTCAATGCTGCAAAAATTCTCGGTCGTGGTAAGGAGTATCGTGTCACCATCATTGATCGAAGGAATCATCACCTATTCCAGCCGCTGCTCTATCAAGTGGCGATGGCGGCTCTAAGTCCTGCAGAGATAGCCTATCCCATCCGTAGTCTAGTGCGACGATATCCGCATATTGACGTTCTACTCGATGAGGTTGTCGATCTCAAGCCAGACCAAAAAGAAGTCGTGACGAAGACGCGCTCGATTTCTTATGACTATTTGATTATGGCTTGCGGCTCCAATCATTCCTACTTTGGCAATAACGAGTGGGAAGAGCACGCCCCAGGATTAAAAACTCTTGGTCAGGCCACAGAAATTCGTCGCCGAGTGTTACTAGCCTTTGAAAAAGCAGCTAATGAAAAGGATATTGAAAAGCAGCGGCAGTTTTTGACGTTTGTTATCGTCGGAGGTGGCCCAACCGGTGTGGAACTAGCTGGCTCGATTGCTGAGTTGAGTCGGCTTTCCTTTAGGAGAGACTTTAAGAACTTAGATACTTCACGAACTCGGGTCATTCTCTTGGAAGGGGCACCTCAGATTTTGAATGCTTATCCAAAGAAACTTTCCTATAAGGCGGCTCTTGCTCTTGAAAAGCTTGGTGTTCAAGTTTGGACCAATGCGATGGTGACGAAGATAGAGAGCAAGGGTGTTTATATCGGTGATGATGAATTTGTTAAGACTTCCACGGTGCTTTGGGCTGCTGGGGTCGCGGCTTCACCCTTGAATAAAAAGCTTGGCAGCGAACTCGATCGCGGTGGCCGGGTGATTGTCGGCCAGAACTGTCAGGTGGAGGATCACCCGGAAGTTTTTGTGATAGGTGATCAAGCTCACTTTAAAGCCAAGAAGGGAGATACGCTGCCCGGGCTTGCTCCCGTTGCTATCCAACAGGGGCAGTACGTTGCGAAGTATCTCAATCAAATGGCTAAAGGCAAAAAAATGGGGCCGTTCCACTACATTGACAAGGGACAAATGGCAACCATTGGTCGCAATAAGGCCGTGCTGAAAGCTTTTGGTATCGAGATGAGTGGTATGATTGCGTGGTTTGCGTGGCTATTTGTACATATCCTTTATCTGATAGGTTTTCGCAACCGCATGGTAGTTCTGTTTCAGTGGGCCTGGGCATATTTAACCTTTAAAAAAGGTGCGCGTTTGATAATTGATAAAGAATGGCGTACACACTCCCGTTTGGATGCTGATATTTAA
- a CDS encoding amidase: MIRVRTFLGVIVGLVMVLLIWLMLNWSDIQLLQRTASAYYAKELCTCLFVLEQDESYCHSYTKQYVALDDLKVVNEGSLKRVEAQALGIKRTAVWRGARLGCHLERPQGSQG; this comes from the coding sequence ATGATACGAGTCAGAACATTCTTGGGAGTGATTGTTGGATTAGTGATGGTTCTGCTTATTTGGCTGATGCTAAATTGGTCAGATATCCAGCTTCTACAACGAACAGCGTCCGCCTATTATGCCAAGGAACTTTGTACCTGCTTATTTGTCTTGGAACAAGATGAAAGCTACTGTCATAGCTACACCAAGCAGTACGTAGCTCTAGACGACCTTAAGGTGGTGAATGAAGGAAGCCTGAAGCGGGTAGAGGCTCAAGCCCTAGGAATCAAAAGGACAGCGGTTTGGCGAGGTGCTAGACTCGGCTGTCACTTGGAACGCCCGCAGGGGAGTCAGGGTTAG